A window of the Pyxidicoccus trucidator genome harbors these coding sequences:
- a CDS encoding PAS domain-containing protein, with protein MPSIADLIASHHELLVRRFLEEAGKLESARGLKPAQVIDTLPEYLDTLAAISRQGHRGALAPAKRRREELHVESRLRLGYNQDEVTSEYVLLGRLIAQLWEALPREEQPTPEDSQLLFGELDQAMDNAVAVFTGYSVEDRQREKRTVRRLEAMAPKALRRDEPLEAHLLPMVRLIQEALGADGAELFLLGAPGTLRRVAASGRCEAASGPEGVVSLEEDSFLAQVARSEEPLVLAGTSETMAPLHEGLCGGRLLTLMGLRLWPHGELLGVISIGVARARPFQPQAKRYLETLVEYLSGILDRAFLFGQLQEAHARLGASEERYRLASRAITDAIWDWDLRTDVAGWSEGVQALFGFPTEEMPPDIYWWRARLHPDDRERVMRSLQVAIERGMDRWRGEYRVLHRDGHYVHVTDHAVISRDGAGRASRIVGAMQDSSVRKQAEEARARLLRRESQRAEQLRGLAAASVTISGTSTLDAVLRVITEQARVLIGAHQAVTSMVGSGARPSGAVSFSDKYAAWRGSAPSREAADLYVRVAKTRRPVRLTQAELEAHPYWRALREPASGQPTPRGWLAAPLIGRDGGMLGLIQLSDKNEGEFTEEDEAILVQLAQLASVAIENVKLYSALSASEDRLRLALMAARLGTWDLDPVSEELRWDERCKALFGLPPDAEVTWDTFLTGLHPEDRESTAATVQRALAGEDGGMFNAEYRTVGLKDGVERWVSAHGQAFFDERGQAVRFIGTVLDVTERKRLDARLQRREEELQRRADLEEKLIGIVSHDLRNPLNAIGFSTSMLLRRTDLDEAARRGIDRIRNATGRADRMIRDLLDFTQARLGGGIPVQRRPADLNELVRAVVEEVRLANPGRRIDVETRGSGAGEWDTDRLAQVVTNLLSNALRYGSETHPVRVELRAEDGFVVLDVHNAGEPIRPEVLPILFQPMKRGAGVGQVTSRGLGLGLYIVDRIVHAHEGTIAVRSTVEEGTRFSLRLPRRAGRQDA; from the coding sequence CGCCCAGCTCTGGGAGGCGCTGCCCCGGGAGGAGCAGCCGACCCCCGAGGACTCGCAGCTGCTCTTCGGCGAGCTGGACCAGGCGATGGACAACGCGGTGGCCGTCTTCACGGGCTACTCCGTGGAGGACCGCCAGCGCGAGAAGCGCACCGTGCGGCGGCTGGAGGCGATGGCGCCCAAGGCGCTGCGGCGCGATGAGCCGCTGGAGGCCCACCTGCTGCCCATGGTGCGGCTCATCCAGGAGGCCCTGGGGGCGGACGGGGCGGAGCTGTTCCTCCTCGGCGCACCGGGGACGCTGCGGCGCGTGGCGGCCTCGGGCCGGTGCGAGGCGGCCTCCGGGCCGGAGGGAGTGGTCTCCCTGGAGGAGGACTCGTTCCTGGCGCAGGTGGCCCGCTCCGAGGAGCCGCTGGTGCTGGCGGGCACGTCCGAGACGATGGCCCCGCTGCACGAGGGGCTGTGCGGCGGCCGGCTGCTCACGCTCATGGGGCTGCGGCTGTGGCCCCATGGCGAGCTGCTGGGCGTCATCTCCATCGGCGTCGCCCGCGCCCGGCCCTTCCAGCCCCAGGCCAAGCGCTACCTGGAGACGCTGGTGGAGTACCTCTCCGGCATCCTGGACCGGGCGTTCCTCTTCGGGCAGCTCCAGGAGGCCCACGCGCGCCTGGGCGCCTCCGAGGAGCGGTACCGGCTGGCCAGCCGCGCCATCACCGACGCCATCTGGGACTGGGATTTGCGCACCGACGTCGCCGGGTGGAGCGAGGGGGTGCAGGCGCTCTTCGGCTTCCCAACCGAGGAGATGCCGCCCGACATCTATTGGTGGCGCGCGCGCCTCCACCCGGATGACCGGGAGCGGGTGATGCGCAGCCTCCAGGTGGCCATCGAACGGGGAATGGACCGGTGGCGCGGCGAGTACCGAGTCCTCCACCGGGACGGACACTACGTGCACGTCACCGACCATGCAGTCATCTCCCGGGATGGGGCGGGCCGGGCCTCGCGCATCGTCGGGGCGATGCAGGACAGCAGCGTGCGCAAGCAGGCGGAGGAGGCGCGCGCGCGGCTGCTCCGGCGCGAGAGCCAGCGCGCCGAGCAGCTCCGGGGACTGGCGGCCGCGTCGGTGACCATCAGCGGCACCAGCACCCTGGACGCGGTGCTGCGGGTCATCACCGAGCAGGCGCGGGTGCTCATCGGCGCGCACCAGGCCGTCACGTCGATGGTGGGGAGCGGAGCGCGGCCCTCCGGCGCCGTCTCGTTCTCCGACAAGTACGCCGCGTGGCGGGGCTCGGCGCCCTCGCGGGAGGCTGCTGACCTCTACGTCCGCGTGGCGAAGACCCGGCGGCCGGTGCGTCTGACGCAGGCGGAGCTGGAGGCGCACCCGTACTGGAGGGCGCTGCGCGAGCCCGCGAGTGGCCAGCCGACGCCGCGGGGCTGGCTGGCGGCGCCGCTCATCGGACGGGACGGGGGGATGCTGGGGCTCATCCAGCTCTCCGACAAGAACGAAGGGGAGTTCACCGAGGAGGACGAGGCCATCCTCGTGCAGCTGGCGCAGCTGGCGAGCGTGGCCATCGAGAACGTCAAGCTCTACAGCGCGCTGAGCGCGAGCGAGGACCGGCTGCGGCTGGCGCTGATGGCGGCCCGCCTGGGCACGTGGGATTTGGACCCGGTGTCGGAGGAGCTGCGCTGGGACGAGCGCTGCAAGGCGCTCTTCGGGCTGCCGCCGGACGCGGAGGTGACGTGGGACACGTTCCTCACCGGGCTCCACCCGGAGGACCGGGAGTCCACGGCGGCCACCGTCCAGCGGGCGCTCGCGGGGGAGGACGGCGGGATGTTCAACGCCGAGTACCGCACCGTGGGGCTGAAGGATGGCGTGGAGCGCTGGGTGTCGGCGCATGGACAGGCCTTCTTCGACGAGCGGGGGCAGGCGGTGCGCTTCATCGGCACGGTGCTGGACGTCACCGAGCGCAAGCGCCTGGACGCGCGGCTGCAGCGGCGCGAGGAGGAGCTGCAGCGGCGGGCGGACCTGGAGGAGAAGCTCATCGGCATCGTCAGCCACGACTTGCGCAACCCGCTCAACGCCATCGGCTTCTCCACGTCGATGCTGCTGCGCCGCACGGACCTGGATGAGGCGGCGAGGCGGGGCATCGACCGCATCCGCAACGCCACCGGGCGCGCGGACCGGATGATTCGAGACCTGCTCGACTTCACGCAGGCGCGGCTTGGCGGGGGCATTCCGGTGCAGCGCAGGCCCGCGGACCTGAACGAGCTGGTGCGGGCGGTGGTGGAGGAGGTGCGGCTCGCCAACCCGGGGCGGCGCATCGACGTGGAGACGCGAGGGAGCGGCGCGGGCGAGTGGGACACGGACCGGCTGGCGCAGGTCGTCACGAATCTCCTGAGCAATGCGCTGCGCTATGGCTCGGAGACGCACCCGGTGCGGGTGGAGCTGCGGGCGGAGGACGGCTTCGTGGTGCTGGACGTGCACAACGCGGGCGAGCCCATCCGCCCGGAGGTGCTGCCCATCCTCTTCCAGCCGATGAAGCGGGGAGCGGGAGTCGGCCAGGTGACGAGCCGAGGCCTGGGACTCGGGCTCTACATCGTGGACCGCATCGTCCACGCCCACGAGGGCACGATTGCCGTGCGGTCCACGGTGGAGGAAGGGACGCGGTTCTCCTTGCGCCTGCCCCGGCGGGCGGGGCGGCAGGACGCGTAG